Proteins from one uncultured Cohaesibacter sp. genomic window:
- a CDS encoding DUF924 family protein produces the protein MTEPHDVLNFWFSADPKLWFSKNAAFDMRIRVAFGLALDDARAGRLQHWEEDLRGKQALIILLDQFSRNLFRGLPEAFSHDDVALRLAYEMVDMPKWDDLEAAEQQFAVMPMMHSEALEDQKNCLAWMKQIGIEAAVNAAQEHYDIIERFGRFPHRNAVLGRETTETERAFLTSGGFSG, from the coding sequence ATGACCGAACCACATGATGTATTGAATTTCTGGTTTTCTGCTGATCCGAAGCTCTGGTTCAGCAAGAATGCGGCCTTTGACATGCGCATCCGCGTGGCGTTCGGGTTGGCTTTGGACGATGCCCGCGCGGGGCGTCTTCAGCATTGGGAAGAGGATCTTCGGGGCAAGCAGGCGCTGATCATTCTGCTTGATCAATTTTCACGGAACCTTTTCCGTGGGCTTCCCGAGGCATTCTCTCATGATGATGTCGCCCTGAGGCTCGCCTATGAGATGGTTGATATGCCCAAGTGGGATGATCTCGAGGCCGCCGAGCAGCAGTTTGCGGTTATGCCGATGATGCATTCGGAGGCGCTGGAGGATCAGAAAAATTGTCTGGCATGGATGAAGCAGATTGGCATCGAAGCGGCGGTTAATGCTGCGCAGGAGCATTATGACATCATCGAGCGGTTTGGACGCTTTCCGCACCGCAATGCCGTATTGGGGCGGGAAACGACAGAGACTGAGCGTGCTTTCCTCACCAGTGGCGGCTTTTCTGGCTAG
- a CDS encoding M20 aminoacylase family protein, producing MPIINRIAEFQNQIKKVRQDLHEYPELQYDVHKTTTRVIAELKSYGITNITSGVGQSGVVAVIQGKSNKSGRTIGLRADMDALPLHEATGKPYASKVEGKMHACGHDGHTSMLLAAAKYLQETRNFDGEVVLIFQPAEEGGGGARAMVEDGLMDRWNIEQVYGMHNWPGVPAGTFQIRPGSLMASADRIYINVEGSGGHAAKPHECIDTVVVISAIIQAIQTIASRNVDPQDSIVISLCHVEAGFTDNVIPQIGLIEGTVRTLNPETRALAEKRLKEIVEGTAAIYGAKASLNYKRDYPVTVNHAAQTETAVKVAKSIAGADKVVDDVVATMGAEDFSFMLQERPGAFIFIGNGDSAPLHHPNYDFNDEVIPVGASYWAKLVEELLPA from the coding sequence ATGCCTATCATCAACCGAATTGCCGAGTTTCAAAATCAAATCAAGAAAGTACGTCAGGACCTTCACGAATATCCGGAACTGCAATATGACGTCCACAAGACAACAACCCGCGTCATCGCCGAGTTGAAATCCTATGGCATTACCAACATCACCTCCGGCGTTGGCCAGTCCGGTGTTGTTGCCGTCATTCAGGGCAAGAGCAACAAGTCCGGCCGCACCATCGGCCTGCGCGCTGATATGGACGCCCTGCCGCTGCATGAGGCGACCGGCAAACCTTACGCCTCCAAGGTTGAAGGCAAAATGCATGCCTGTGGCCATGATGGACACACATCCATGCTGCTGGCGGCTGCCAAATATCTGCAGGAAACCCGCAACTTTGATGGCGAAGTGGTGCTCATCTTCCAGCCTGCTGAAGAAGGGGGCGGCGGTGCCCGTGCCATGGTGGAAGACGGTTTGATGGACCGCTGGAACATCGAACAGGTATATGGCATGCACAACTGGCCCGGCGTGCCTGCCGGTACGTTCCAAATTCGCCCCGGCTCACTGATGGCATCGGCCGACCGCATTTATATCAATGTTGAAGGCAGTGGCGGGCATGCAGCCAAGCCGCATGAATGCATCGATACGGTGGTGGTCATTTCCGCCATCATTCAAGCCATTCAGACCATCGCAAGCCGCAATGTCGACCCGCAAGATTCCATCGTCATTTCCCTTTGCCATGTCGAAGCAGGTTTTACCGACAACGTCATCCCGCAAATAGGCCTCATTGAGGGGACCGTCCGCACGCTAAATCCTGAAACTCGTGCCTTGGCTGAAAAGCGCCTGAAGGAAATAGTCGAAGGCACCGCAGCTATTTATGGCGCCAAGGCGAGCCTCAATTACAAGCGCGATTATCCAGTGACCGTAAACCATGCGGCCCAGACGGAAACTGCCGTCAAGGTGGCAAAATCCATCGCGGGAGCGGATAAGGTGGTTGATGACGTGGTTGCCACCATGGGCGCCGAAGATTTTTCCTTCATGCTGCAAGAACGCCCCGGAGCCTTCATCTTTATCGGCAACGGCGACTCTGCTCCGCTTCATCACCCCAACTATGATTTCAATGATGAAGTCATTCCGGTTGGCGCTTCCTACTGGGCCAAACTGGTCGAAGAGCTGCTGCCAGCTTAA
- a CDS encoding D-alanyl-D-alanine carboxypeptidase family protein, translating into MIDLSVIRCPRLSIKRAVCRPVVLAFLMLAGIFHAHLALANAAANGQETLPDLEISPNPLLLMDVATGNVLYQRDANKKWYPASLTKLMSAYVIFKAIEAGEISEDSVLTVSKHALSYPPSKMGFPVGTKLTVGNALRMMIVKSANDIAAALAERVAGSEPAFAKRMNAEAQRLGMHASHFVNANGLYASGHVSSARDMALVARQILVEFPQYRTLFQIPAIRHGKKVLRSYNTLLEHFRGANGMKTGFVCASGYNIVASATRGGRQLLAVVMGAPNAQIRAETAAFLLSEGFRRQDMRSGAGVPITQEAAFGPIASAGNMRSEVCPNGQVKWNPTVKYSSSYLSPRFKLMEPVRVYAGARSVERPVILPQNLAQLPLYAPRDKSVLPLKQQKGSQIKLAQLPRAKP; encoded by the coding sequence ATGATCGACCTTTCTGTCATCAGATGCCCGCGTCTGTCCATCAAACGGGCGGTCTGCCGTCCCGTTGTTCTGGCCTTTCTCATGCTGGCTGGCATCTTTCATGCCCATCTCGCGCTGGCCAATGCTGCCGCCAATGGACAGGAAACTTTGCCGGATCTGGAGATCTCTCCCAATCCGCTGCTGCTGATGGATGTGGCGACAGGCAATGTGCTTTATCAGCGTGATGCCAACAAGAAATGGTATCCTGCCTCTCTGACCAAGTTGATGTCGGCCTATGTCATTTTCAAAGCCATCGAGGCGGGTGAGATTTCCGAAGACAGTGTGTTGACCGTTTCAAAGCATGCGCTCTCCTATCCGCCTTCCAAAATGGGGTTCCCGGTGGGCACAAAGCTCACTGTCGGCAATGCGCTGCGCATGATGATCGTCAAGTCGGCCAATGATATTGCTGCCGCTCTCGCCGAGCGGGTCGCTGGCAGCGAGCCTGCCTTTGCCAAGCGTATGAATGCCGAGGCTCAGCGGCTTGGCATGCATGCATCCCATTTCGTCAATGCCAACGGGCTTTATGCTTCGGGGCATGTGTCTTCGGCGCGGGATATGGCGTTGGTGGCGCGGCAGATTCTCGTCGAGTTTCCACAATATCGCACCCTGTTCCAGATACCGGCCATCCGGCATGGCAAGAAGGTGCTGCGCTCCTATAATACCTTGCTGGAACATTTCCGTGGTGCCAACGGCATGAAGACAGGCTTTGTCTGTGCGTCGGGGTATAATATCGTTGCCTCGGCCACCCGTGGCGGGCGGCAGTTGCTGGCGGTGGTCATGGGGGCTCCCAACGCGCAAATCCGCGCGGAAACAGCCGCTTTTCTGCTAAGCGAAGGCTTCCGGCGACAGGATATGCGCAGTGGCGCTGGTGTTCCTATTACGCAGGAGGCCGCCTTCGGCCCTATCGCCTCGGCTGGCAATATGCGTTCTGAGGTCTGTCCCAATGGGCAGGTGAAATGGAATCCGACCGTGAAATATAGCTCCAGCTATCTGTCGCCGCGCTTCAAGCTCATGGAGCCGGTGCGGGTCTATGCGGGGGCGCGGTCGGTGGAACGGCCGGTGATCCTGCCGCAAAATCTCGCTCAGTTGCCTTTGTATGCTCCGAGGGACAAGTCTGTGCTGCCGCTCAAGCAGCAGAAGGGCTCGCAGATCAAGCTGGCTCAGCTGCCGCGCGCCAAGCCATGA
- a CDS encoding sulfite exporter TauE/SafE family protein: MLETLPLFAHTQLTEVTLWGLIIASFFTSAFTAAFGIGGGVTLLAILGMVIPVTTLIPVHGTVQMGSNAGRAWHLRNHIHWRLIGLIALGAIVGTLLGSQIVIALPDALLKIILALFVLAITWLPTPRRVKSGDRTVGVGAFIASLAGMFVGATGPLLAALISGRIANRQGVVATHAAAMTLSHALKIIAFGFIGFAYTNWLGLIGAMILSGYLGTRTGSKLLHVMDEALFRRIFRVIITALALLMLLGAARSVL, encoded by the coding sequence TTGCTGGAAACCTTGCCCCTCTTTGCCCATACCCAGCTTACAGAGGTGACGCTCTGGGGGCTCATCATTGCGAGCTTCTTCACATCTGCCTTCACGGCCGCCTTTGGCATTGGCGGCGGCGTGACCCTTCTTGCGATTTTAGGCATGGTCATTCCTGTAACCACGCTCATTCCCGTGCATGGCACCGTGCAGATGGGGTCCAACGCCGGGCGTGCATGGCATCTGCGAAACCATATCCATTGGCGTCTGATTGGGCTTATCGCGCTGGGCGCTATTGTCGGCACCCTTCTTGGGTCTCAGATCGTCATCGCGCTACCCGATGCCCTTCTCAAGATCATTCTTGCCCTGTTCGTTCTGGCAATCACCTGGCTGCCCACCCCAAGGCGAGTAAAAAGCGGAGATCGCACTGTTGGAGTTGGTGCTTTTATCGCTTCTCTGGCAGGCATGTTTGTAGGCGCCACCGGGCCACTGCTTGCTGCCCTCATTTCCGGCAGGATCGCCAACCGGCAAGGGGTCGTTGCCACTCATGCCGCAGCCATGACACTCTCCCACGCCTTGAAGATCATCGCCTTCGGTTTTATCGGCTTTGCCTATACCAATTGGTTGGGCCTTATCGGCGCCATGATCCTGTCTGGATATCTGGGTACCCGAACCGGCAGCAAACTTCTCCATGTCATGGATGAGGCGCTGTTTCGCAGGATTTTCAGAGTGATCATCACGGCGCTGGCGCTACTCATGCTTTTGGGCGCAGCCCGAAGCGTGCTGTGA
- a CDS encoding sulfurtransferase TusA family protein: MKDLDLTGLKCPLPVLHTQKALGQMPAGARLRVVATDPMAVIDLPHFCNQKGHKLLESSKESNALTFLIEKGSQATES, encoded by the coding sequence ATGAAAGATCTGGATCTTACAGGCCTCAAATGCCCCTTGCCTGTTCTGCATACTCAGAAAGCCCTCGGACAAATGCCTGCAGGCGCTCGGCTGCGCGTTGTCGCAACCGACCCCATGGCAGTGATCGATCTGCCCCATTTCTGCAATCAGAAAGGCCACAAACTGCTGGAAAGCAGCAAGGAGAGCAACGCCCTGACCTTTCTCATTGAAAAGGGATCACAGGCGACAGAAAGCTGA
- a CDS encoding ABC transporter permease subunit, whose amino-acid sequence MAKRDRHRSGYLKRGLLFAVGVGGMLALWQAGHVAYGSLVLPGVGETFVVLGRMIGAGEVVTAVQATAFNALAGWCISVVMGVMAGGFAGCFKDVRFVLQPVSIILLGIPAIAWIVLALLWFGGRWAVVFTVAVATAPMIFAAALQAVRSLDGDLARMARAFHTPPRAMVSDVYGPHMLAYLYPALATTLAMSWKVSIMAELLSGSGGIGDGIAAARARVDTAQLLAWVIVVVFILIVLDHLLLRLVRERMHVWRRQEEGGMHGG is encoded by the coding sequence GTGGCCAAGCGTGATCGACACAGATCCGGATATCTGAAGCGGGGCCTGCTGTTTGCTGTCGGTGTCGGGGGAATGCTCGCGCTGTGGCAGGCAGGCCATGTTGCCTATGGCTCGCTTGTGCTGCCCGGCGTCGGCGAAACCTTTGTTGTGCTTGGCCGGATGATCGGGGCAGGGGAGGTGGTGACTGCGGTTCAGGCCACTGCCTTCAATGCGCTTGCAGGCTGGTGCATCAGTGTCGTGATGGGTGTGATGGCAGGAGGCTTTGCCGGATGCTTCAAAGATGTGCGTTTTGTGTTGCAGCCGGTGTCCATCATCCTTCTTGGCATTCCGGCGATCGCGTGGATCGTGTTGGCGCTCCTGTGGTTTGGTGGCCGGTGGGCGGTGGTCTTTACGGTTGCCGTGGCGACCGCGCCGATGATCTTTGCTGCCGCCTTGCAAGCTGTGCGCAGCCTTGATGGGGATCTGGCGCGGATGGCTCGCGCCTTCCATACGCCACCACGGGCGATGGTAAGCGATGTCTATGGGCCTCATATGCTGGCCTATCTCTATCCGGCACTGGCCACAACGCTGGCTATGTCATGGAAAGTTTCCATTATGGCTGAGCTGCTCTCTGGCTCGGGTGGCATTGGCGATGGCATCGCGGCGGCGCGGGCGCGGGTGGATACGGCCCAATTGCTGGCGTGGGTGATTGTCGTTGTCTTTATTTTGATTGTGCTTGACCATCTGCTGCTGCGCCTTGTGCGCGAGCGCATGCATGTCTGGCGCAGGCAGGAAGAAGGGGGCATGCATGGGGGATAA
- a CDS encoding ATP-binding cassette domain-containing protein yields MGDNLLSIENAHFAYGSQPVLADISLTCSAQGVVALMGPSGCGKTTLLSLMLGLLKPDAGRIVCAAQRLSVMFQEPLLLPWRTAIDNVAFALKGQVAARREREEKAAAMLKAVELPEEHYRQFPHQLSGGMRQRVSLARALVFEPDMLLLDEPFHGLDFSLVQQMQALLCHHVDAHGMGLLMVTHDARHAVALADEILLLTSAPARVVTRFENYGRGNRQQELALADEIEHALMGDVTARFGLRPKA; encoded by the coding sequence ATGGGGGATAATCTGCTCTCTATCGAGAATGCCCACTTTGCCTATGGCTCCCAACCGGTGCTGGCGGATATATCGCTGACCTGCTCGGCACAGGGAGTGGTGGCGCTTATGGGACCTTCGGGATGCGGCAAGACAACTTTGTTGTCTCTGATGCTTGGACTTTTGAAGCCCGATGCTGGCCGGATTGTCTGTGCAGCGCAGCGCTTATCAGTGATGTTTCAAGAGCCCTTGTTGTTGCCATGGCGGACGGCCATCGACAATGTGGCTTTTGCCTTGAAAGGGCAGGTTGCTGCTCGTCGTGAGCGGGAGGAAAAGGCGGCGGCTATGCTGAAGGCCGTGGAGTTGCCTGAGGAGCATTATCGGCAATTTCCCCATCAGCTTTCGGGCGGTATGCGTCAACGGGTTTCGCTGGCGCGGGCGCTCGTTTTCGAACCGGATATGCTGCTGTTGGACGAGCCATTCCACGGGCTTGATTTCAGTTTGGTCCAACAGATGCAGGCGCTGTTGTGTCATCATGTTGATGCCCACGGAATGGGCCTGTTGATGGTGACCCATGATGCCCGCCATGCTGTGGCGCTGGCCGATGAAATCTTGTTGCTGACATCCGCTCCGGCTCGAGTCGTGACCCGTTTTGAGAATTATGGTCGGGGCAATCGGCAACAGGAATTGGCGCTGGCCGATGAGATTGAACACGCTCTGATGGGGGATGTCACAGCACGCTTCGGGCTGCGCCCAAAAGCATGA